The Caulifigura coniformis genome includes a region encoding these proteins:
- a CDS encoding NHL domain-containing protein, producing MKSQTIGAPTVVARAFDGGACDQRLKSRGRRLWPQGGISAVAIAAILLPLPAAGAQPVVKTVELVIGSRLPAEGGPETTPASPLKSPFGVDFDPSGSMFIVELEGGRVFERTPDGKIQHIGGDGSKSYAGDGMPLARATFNGMHNVAITKTGRMLIADTWNNCVREVDLKTRTIKTLAGSSQPGFADGPGLEARFNHVMCVTLDPAEKELHIADINNRRIRVLNLETNVVRTIAGNGMKGVPKDGTAALEAPLVDPRAVAADSHGRVYVLERGGHAVRRIDPEGVIRTVVGTGKAGFKDGPAREAQLNSPKHLCVDEQGRVYIADDANAAIRCYDPATETVTTLLGRGQGDARITLKRPHGVTREKNGLYALDTYHDRIFLLELGDE from the coding sequence ATGAAATCACAAACCATTGGAGCGCCGACCGTCGTCGCCCGGGCTTTTGACGGGGGCGCGTGCGACCAGCGTCTGAAATCCCGAGGCCGCAGGTTGTGGCCCCAGGGCGGGATTTCGGCCGTGGCGATTGCGGCGATTCTGCTTCCCCTGCCTGCGGCCGGGGCGCAGCCGGTGGTAAAGACGGTGGAACTCGTGATCGGGTCGCGTCTGCCGGCCGAAGGGGGACCGGAGACCACTCCGGCCAGTCCACTCAAGTCGCCGTTCGGGGTCGATTTCGATCCCTCGGGCTCCATGTTCATCGTGGAGCTGGAAGGGGGCCGTGTTTTCGAACGGACGCCGGATGGGAAGATCCAGCACATCGGCGGCGACGGTTCGAAATCGTATGCGGGGGACGGAATGCCGCTGGCGCGGGCGACGTTCAACGGGATGCACAACGTGGCCATCACGAAGACGGGACGGATGCTGATTGCCGACACGTGGAACAACTGCGTCCGCGAGGTCGACCTGAAGACGCGGACGATCAAGACGCTGGCAGGCTCGAGCCAGCCCGGTTTTGCGGACGGCCCTGGTCTCGAGGCGCGGTTCAATCACGTGATGTGCGTGACGCTCGACCCGGCCGAAAAGGAACTGCATATCGCCGACATCAACAATCGCCGGATCCGCGTGCTGAACCTGGAAACGAATGTGGTGCGGACGATCGCGGGCAACGGGATGAAGGGGGTTCCGAAGGACGGGACGGCGGCGCTCGAGGCGCCGCTCGTCGATCCGCGGGCCGTGGCGGCTGATTCTCACGGGCGGGTGTATGTCCTCGAGCGCGGTGGGCATGCGGTCCGCCGGATCGATCCTGAGGGAGTGATCCGGACGGTGGTGGGGACGGGGAAGGCTGGGTTCAAGGATGGCCCTGCCCGCGAAGCACAGCTCAACAGCCCCAAGCATCTATGCGTCGATGAGCAGGGGCGGGTGTACATCGCCGATGACGCGAACGCCGCGATCCGGTGTTATGACCCGGCGACCGAAACAGTGACGACGTTGCTGGGCCGCGGGCAGGGGGATGCGCGGATCACCCTGAAGCGGCCGCATGGCGTGACGCGGGAGAAGAACGGGCTGTACGCGCTGGATACGTATCACGACCGGATTTTCCTGCTGGAGCTGGGGGATGAGTGA
- the glsA gene encoding glutaminase A: protein MRDLLSELHGRLATMNDGSVATYIPELAKMDADLFAITIVGIDGRVLEVGDAAQLFSLQSMSKPFVFGQALEDHGREHVLGKVNVEPTGEAFNSILLDEQTNRPFNPLVNAGAIATADLIDGRDFPERLTRLLKIFERYTGRTVHFDNSMFYSERATGHRNRAIAHLMRNFGMISDRIDETLDLYFQQCSIQVNCRDLAVMGATLANAGVNPITGEQAIRAEYVKDVLSIMFTCGMYDSAGSWAYGIGLPAKSGVSGGIIAVVPGQFGIGVFSPRIDARGNSARGVAVCRELSQRYGLHVFEAGFRGKTLKEDFEN from the coding sequence CTGCGCGATCTCCTCAGCGAACTCCATGGCCGCCTGGCGACGATGAATGACGGCAGCGTCGCCACCTACATCCCCGAGCTGGCAAAAATGGACGCGGATCTCTTCGCGATCACGATCGTCGGCATCGACGGGCGTGTCCTCGAAGTGGGCGATGCCGCCCAGCTCTTCAGCCTGCAGTCCATGTCCAAACCGTTCGTCTTCGGCCAGGCCCTCGAAGATCACGGCCGCGAACATGTCCTCGGAAAAGTGAACGTCGAACCGACCGGCGAGGCCTTCAACTCGATTCTGCTCGATGAGCAGACCAACCGCCCCTTCAACCCTCTCGTCAATGCCGGAGCCATCGCCACGGCCGACCTCATCGACGGTCGGGACTTCCCCGAACGCCTCACCCGCCTGCTCAAGATCTTCGAGCGCTACACCGGCCGCACGGTCCACTTCGACAACTCGATGTTCTACTCCGAGCGCGCCACCGGACACCGCAACCGGGCCATCGCCCACCTCATGCGGAACTTCGGCATGATCAGCGACCGCATTGATGAGACGCTCGATCTCTACTTCCAGCAGTGCTCCATCCAGGTGAACTGCCGCGACCTCGCCGTCATGGGCGCGACCCTCGCCAACGCCGGAGTGAACCCGATCACCGGCGAACAGGCCATCCGCGCCGAGTACGTGAAAGACGTCCTCAGCATCATGTTCACCTGCGGCATGTACGACTCGGCCGGAAGCTGGGCCTATGGCATCGGCCTCCCCGCGAAGAGCGGCGTCAGCGGTGGAATCATCGCTGTCGTCCCGGGTCAGTTCGGAATCGGAGTCTTCTCTCCGCGGATCGATGCCCGCGGAAACAGCGCCCGCGGCGTCGCCGTCTGCCGCGAACTCTCCCAGCGCTACGGCCTCCACGTTTTCGAAGCCGGTTTCCGGGGAAAAACTCTCAAAGAAGATTTCGAGAACTGA
- a CDS encoding aldehyde dehydrogenase family protein, whose amino-acid sequence MLEIPVIRWGKPYESIDKAPVVHFETGEQLALMHQANAGLIKMDLRKAAKAREILREFSIEQLCEMCAKAADLYLEGTLPLGNGTQTPQEFCRIQSATTGLPEAMCAANMRKNAYVLKNMKATLEALTRGLPFDILSKGYGMESRGIMVSYQAQTPIIGLVLPSNSPGVHTLWMPVIPLQCGLVLKPGSSEPWTPYRVYEAFAQAGVPREAFCIYPGPQECGGAIMEMAPRSMIFGSQQTVDRYKGDPRVQAHGPGFSKILFGDDMVDDWEKYVDLMADSVFLNSGRSCISASGIWASRHTDKIADALAKRLGPVEPLPMTDPKSPLAAFTIPGAAKAINAQIDELSKAPGVTEVSAKYRNGPRHIEKPNHDYLRPTVIHCASTDPPIANTEYMFPFVSVVQCEQKDMLKKIGPSLVVTALTKDEKWSKELIDAVQIDRLNIGEVRTNQLHWMQPHEGNIIDFLFRNRAFQTSPPPAH is encoded by the coding sequence ATGCTCGAAATTCCCGTCATCCGCTGGGGCAAGCCGTACGAATCGATCGACAAGGCCCCGGTCGTCCACTTCGAAACGGGCGAACAGCTCGCCCTCATGCACCAGGCCAATGCCGGCCTGATCAAGATGGACCTCCGCAAGGCCGCCAAGGCCCGCGAGATCCTCCGCGAGTTCTCGATCGAGCAACTCTGCGAGATGTGCGCGAAAGCGGCCGACCTCTACCTCGAAGGGACGCTCCCCCTCGGCAACGGCACGCAGACGCCCCAGGAATTCTGCCGTATCCAGTCGGCGACCACCGGCCTCCCCGAGGCCATGTGCGCCGCCAACATGCGGAAGAACGCCTACGTCCTCAAGAACATGAAGGCCACCCTCGAGGCCCTCACCCGCGGACTCCCCTTCGACATCCTCTCGAAGGGCTACGGCATGGAAAGCCGCGGCATCATGGTCAGCTACCAGGCCCAGACCCCCATCATCGGCCTCGTCCTCCCCTCCAACTCCCCCGGCGTCCACACCCTGTGGATGCCCGTCATTCCGCTCCAGTGCGGACTCGTCCTCAAACCCGGCTCCTCCGAACCCTGGACCCCCTACCGCGTCTATGAAGCCTTCGCACAGGCCGGCGTCCCCCGCGAGGCCTTCTGCATCTACCCCGGCCCGCAGGAATGCGGCGGAGCAATCATGGAGATGGCGCCGCGATCGATGATCTTCGGCAGCCAGCAGACCGTTGATCGCTACAAGGGCGACCCCCGCGTCCAGGCGCACGGCCCAGGCTTCTCCAAGATCCTCTTCGGCGACGATATGGTCGACGACTGGGAAAAGTACGTCGACCTCATGGCCGACAGCGTGTTCCTCAACAGTGGCCGCTCCTGCATCAGCGCCAGCGGAATCTGGGCCAGCCGGCATACCGACAAGATCGCCGACGCCCTGGCGAAGCGCCTCGGCCCCGTCGAGCCGCTGCCGATGACCGATCCCAAATCGCCTCTCGCGGCATTCACGATCCCCGGCGCGGCCAAGGCCATCAACGCCCAGATCGACGAACTGTCGAAAGCCCCCGGCGTCACGGAAGTCTCCGCGAAGTACCGCAACGGCCCCAGGCACATCGAGAAGCCGAACCACGACTACCTGCGGCCGACCGTCATCCACTGCGCCAGCACCGACCCGCCGATCGCGAACACCGAATACATGTTCCCGTTCGTCTCGGTCGTGCAGTGCGAGCAGAAAGACATGCTCAAGAAGATCGGCCCCTCCCTCGTCGTGACCGCCCTGACGAAAGACGAGAAATGGTCGAAGGAGCTGATCGATGCCGTCCAAATCGACCGGCTGAACATCGGCGAAGTCCGCACGAACCAGCTTCACTGGATGCAGCCCCACGAGGGCAACATCATCGACTTCCTGTTCCGCAACCGCGCCTTCCAGACCAGCCCGCCGCCGGCCCACTGA
- a CDS encoding G8 domain-containing protein, producing the protein MSLQRSRRSRVFTFVMGIAIAFGFIPAVHAHDHQAPTTATGDVIKSSKSGAWSSTETWTGGKVPAAGAKVLIQKGHEVLYDVNSEAVIRGIQVSGVLRFATDRDTRLDVGLIRIEAIDEYSELGFDCAHFDDAAPHAKGPGPADNQPSPPVARAALEVGLPGAPVPADFKALIRLHYIEGMDKETCPAILCCGGRMDIHGAPLERTWVKLPYQTAKVGEARLVMPAHLPGWKKGDKIIISGTTRQFGYIGTRYRKEGEQNSVADNPTTEERVITSIGGKWGNFDSPLQIVRLDKPLEFDHLGAGEYRAEVANLSRNVVVESADPEGVRGHTMYHVDSAGSMSYAEFRHLGKGGVLGKYPIHYHLVGDTMRGSSLIGLSVWDSHNRWITVHGTQYLLVKDCIGYKSIGHGYFLEDGTEVYNIFDRNLAVQALKGKPLPKQVLPYDGNLGSGYWWANSLNTFTRNVAAECDEDGFRYEAVDRDDISMKMPILQKDGSMQDIDIRTLPFVRFDQNEAHCQRLFALNLGGFPGGNGGKDRDVEGVGPDVKHPFVIRNMKIWNSHWAFHGGTPSVLMQDVQIHDCAYGLWRSIMDGHEHLRLNFSQVNTTVFYPRSIGVPQEDDGSYGGYSFLKPVDDLPPITVITHIEPQPSGLIRVRGVTTDNYDVKTVVVNGQAVRPTAENFAEWEIDLPAAGPDAGVRLVAHGEDAEGNVETLAHRRDFHASPATNEKPAEKKLVRHHDHH; encoded by the coding sequence ATGTCCCTCCAGCGCTCTCGACGTTCGCGTGTCTTCACGTTCGTCATGGGAATAGCGATCGCGTTCGGCTTCATTCCTGCGGTCCACGCGCACGACCATCAGGCTCCGACGACTGCGACCGGCGATGTCATCAAGTCGTCGAAGAGCGGCGCCTGGTCGAGCACGGAAACCTGGACCGGCGGAAAAGTGCCCGCGGCCGGGGCGAAGGTGCTGATCCAGAAGGGGCACGAAGTCCTGTACGACGTGAACTCGGAGGCCGTGATTCGCGGCATCCAGGTCTCCGGCGTCCTGAGGTTCGCGACCGATCGTGACACGCGACTGGACGTGGGGCTGATCCGGATCGAAGCGATCGATGAGTACAGCGAACTCGGTTTCGACTGCGCGCATTTCGATGATGCGGCTCCGCATGCCAAGGGGCCGGGCCCGGCGGACAATCAGCCGTCGCCGCCGGTCGCGCGGGCGGCTCTCGAAGTGGGCCTGCCGGGAGCTCCGGTTCCCGCGGACTTCAAGGCGCTGATCCGGCTGCATTACATCGAGGGGATGGACAAGGAGACGTGCCCGGCGATCCTGTGCTGCGGCGGGCGGATGGATATCCACGGCGCGCCGCTGGAGCGGACGTGGGTGAAGCTCCCCTACCAGACAGCCAAGGTGGGTGAGGCGCGGCTGGTGATGCCGGCCCATCTTCCCGGGTGGAAGAAGGGGGACAAGATCATCATCTCCGGGACGACCCGGCAGTTCGGCTACATCGGGACGCGCTACCGCAAGGAAGGGGAGCAGAACAGCGTCGCTGACAATCCGACGACCGAAGAACGGGTCATCACCAGCATCGGGGGGAAGTGGGGCAACTTCGATTCTCCACTGCAGATCGTCCGGCTCGACAAGCCGCTCGAATTCGATCACCTCGGAGCGGGCGAGTACCGCGCCGAAGTGGCCAATCTGTCACGCAACGTCGTTGTGGAGTCGGCCGATCCGGAAGGCGTTCGCGGACACACGATGTATCACGTCGACTCGGCCGGGAGCATGAGCTACGCCGAGTTCCGGCACCTGGGCAAAGGAGGCGTGCTCGGCAAGTACCCGATCCACTATCACCTGGTCGGTGACACGATGCGGGGAAGCAGCCTGATCGGTCTTTCCGTGTGGGACAGCCACAACCGCTGGATCACCGTGCACGGCACGCAGTACCTGCTGGTCAAGGACTGCATTGGCTATAAGAGCATTGGCCACGGTTATTTCCTGGAAGACGGGACCGAGGTCTACAACATCTTCGACCGCAACCTGGCCGTGCAGGCGCTGAAAGGGAAGCCGCTGCCGAAGCAGGTGCTGCCGTATGACGGCAACCTGGGGTCGGGTTACTGGTGGGCGAACAGCCTGAACACGTTCACCCGCAACGTGGCGGCCGAGTGCGATGAAGACGGCTTCCGCTACGAGGCGGTCGATCGCGACGACATCAGCATGAAAATGCCGATCCTGCAGAAGGATGGTTCGATGCAGGACATCGACATCCGCACGCTGCCGTTCGTGCGGTTCGACCAGAACGAAGCGCACTGCCAGCGGCTGTTCGCGCTGAACCTCGGCGGTTTCCCGGGGGGCAACGGCGGGAAGGACCGCGATGTGGAAGGGGTCGGGCCGGATGTGAAGCATCCGTTCGTGATCCGCAACATGAAGATCTGGAACTCGCACTGGGCCTTCCACGGCGGGACGCCGTCGGTGCTGATGCAGGACGTGCAGATTCACGACTGCGCCTACGGACTGTGGCGGAGCATCATGGATGGCCACGAGCATCTGCGCCTGAACTTTTCGCAGGTGAACACCACCGTGTTCTACCCGCGTTCGATCGGCGTGCCCCAGGAAGATGACGGTTCCTACGGCGGGTACTCGTTCCTCAAGCCGGTCGACGACTTGCCGCCAATCACGGTCATCACGCACATCGAGCCGCAGCCTTCAGGGCTGATCCGCGTGCGGGGCGTCACGACGGACAACTACGACGTCAAGACGGTGGTCGTGAACGGCCAGGCGGTCCGGCCGACGGCGGAGAACTTTGCGGAATGGGAGATCGACCTGCCCGCGGCCGGTCCGGATGCCGGCGTGCGGCTGGTGGCTCACGGCGAGGACGCCGAGGGGAACGTCGAGACGCTGGCTCACCGCCGCGACTTCCACGCTTCTCCGGCGACGAACGAGAAGCCGGCTGAGAAGAAGCTGGTGCGTCACCACGATCATCACTGA